A region of the Lentimicrobiaceae bacterium genome:
TATCGGATTTTTCATCTTCCGTATAACCGAGCATTTTTGCGTATTGTATAGCTTGTTTGTTGTCGTTCATAATTTTTATAGTCGTTTTGTTCCAACCAAGCAAATAATAAGCAACTTCTATTGAACACAGCGACACTAATGTTGGAACAAAAGTGTTGATGTATTTTTGTTCACATAAGTACAAGCCTGATGCGGAGGTTTTAGCTTCCCAATCTATATCATTATCGTGTAGCAAGCCGATTTTTTCGTTGTTGTACTGTATAATAAAATAAAAATTATTAAAGTTATTTATTTTATCGAACCATTTAGCTTGCATTTCGGGTGTTATGTCTTCTCTGTAGTCCATAAACTGCCTTATCTCTTCCGAATTACGTTTCACTCGTAGCAACTCTGTGTCTTCGGCAGAGAGACGACTTAAAACAACACCATACTTAAAATACTTCATAGTATCAAAAAACTAGAAAACACTTACATTTTGGGTTATAATTTGCGTTTTAGCAGATAGTTAACAAATATTGCACAATGCGGGCATGCACTTTTTATTGTCAATTTACAGCACTTTTACGCACAAAAAACATACCATAAAAACAAGCAATTACGAATGCAAAAATATCATTTTTGTAAAACAGCAATCATTTTAAAAATATAAAATCTTAGTCGGCAAGTTATATAATATCGTCTTTACGGCTAATTTCAATCATATTGCGTTGCGACTTCATCAGGTTGCTAGATTGTAGCGAAATATATTTAGTTTCGTTAAGGATATTAAGGAACAAAATAGTATTGCGCGTTCCCGATTCACTAGACTTAACCCTTCTAATTTGTTTTTTGGTTAGTTTACCGCAAAGTTCTATTATACTGTCTCTTTGTTTTTGAAGTTCTCCAAAGTCCGAATAATCGCGTTTTTCAACCATTCCTATAAACTTGCCGTAAATTTCGGTCATCTGTTGTGCAATAAGTTTAAGGTCTTGAACCTGACTTTCGCTAAAACCTACGTGATTATTGGAAATATGCTCCAAACTCGATTCGGTTATAATTTTTAAAGCTTTGGTAATTTCGTAAGTATAGTCTATAATTTGAACATATTCTTGCTCTATATCCAACTCGTTAATTTGAATTGTCTCTATAGTAGGAACAACTTCATATGAGCGCTTGATACGATAGTTCTCGTGCAGATTTTTAGCTTTTCTATAGACTTTCATCAAACTCTTCCTGTCTTCTTTTAATAAGCCTTCTAAGGTTTGTTGGTAGATGTAAATAACATCTTGTACAGACTTCTGAACATCGTTAGTACAAAGTTCAACTATTTGGTGTTCG
Encoded here:
- a CDS encoding GNAT family N-acetyltransferase, with product MKYFKYGVVLSRLSAEDTELLRVKRNSEEIRQFMDYREDITPEMQAKWFDKINNFNNFYFIIQYNNEKIGLLHDNDIDWEAKTSASGLYLCEQKYINTFVPTLVSLCSIEVAYYLLGWNKTTIKIMNDNKQAIQYAKMLGYTEDEKSDNGNHKHYYLSKESFEKNCSKIRKAAEALTQNMKYKDVGMLLEPQDYVSGLAQKMDKIVVENIPNVIKTETEHGVYYSLKQLKINN
- a CDS encoding inorganic phosphate transporter, with protein sequence EHQIVELCTNDVQKSVQDVIYIYQQTLEGLLKEDRKSLMKVYRKAKNLHENYRIKRSYEVVPTIETIQINELDIEQEYVQIIDYTYEITKALKIITESSLEHISNNHVGFSESQVQDLKLIAQQMTEIYGKFIGMVEKRDYSDFGELQKQRDSIIELCGKLTKKQIRRVKSSESGTRNTILFLNILNETKYISLQSSNLMKSQRNMIEISRKDDII